In Longimicrobiales bacterium, one DNA window encodes the following:
- a CDS encoding cytochrome c maturation protein CcmE, which produces MKKNGRFMVGLVGVAAVVTYLIWTGVSETMVYYLTPIELMERVEADPSFHDVGVKVGGMVVPGSYSRVKGELLHVFTVHDLVDDAITFRVEYRDALPDTFTDEIEVVLEGRLRADGVFEATTLLTKCGSRYEAAPEDLMTEGVS; this is translated from the coding sequence ATGAAAAAGAATGGTCGATTCATGGTGGGCCTCGTCGGCGTCGCCGCGGTGGTCACCTACCTGATCTGGACTGGCGTCAGCGAAACGATGGTTTACTACCTGACCCCTATCGAATTGATGGAGCGCGTCGAAGCGGATCCGTCCTTCCACGACGTCGGCGTGAAGGTCGGAGGCATGGTCGTTCCGGGTAGCTACTCGCGAGTGAAAGGTGAACTCCTTCATGTATTTACGGTACATGACCTCGTAGATGACGCGATCACATTTCGGGTCGAGTATCGAGACGCCCTTCCTGATACGTTCACAGACGAGATCGAAGTCGTGCTCGAGGGAAGACTCCGAGCCGATGGGGTGTTTGAGGCGACCACGCTCCTCACCAAGTGCGGTAGCCGTTATGAAGCTGCGCCCGAGGATCTCATGACCGAAGGCGTCTCCTAG
- a CDS encoding heme lyase CcmF/NrfE family subunit, whose product MTILGEVALWMSLPVAAWGMVLGYAGGRTQRGDLVLSAERSIYAVFGLLTLASAGIVAAFVGDRFEYWYVSNYSNADLEIFYKITGLWAGQRGSLLFWALILGFFSCIAMYSNRRKNREFMPYVAGVLQTILLFFIVVLLFAEVNPFERLQLNGIPFTPADGQGLNPQLQNYWMTIHPPTLYLGFTSFTIPFAFAVASLLNGRLDARWIQLTRRWILTSWLFLSVGIVFGMRWAYEELGWGGYWFWDPVENASLLPWLTATAFLHSVQIQENRGMLKVWNMSLVLMTFLLTIFATFLTRSGLIESVHSFAQEIKIAYIFLAFMSTVLVACIVLIRYRLPQLRSENQIESFFSRESAFLFNNLMLLGAAFAVLWGTMFPLISEGFTGQQISVGPPFFERVNFPIGLILLGLVGVGPVIAWRRATRKNLQKNFATPVVVGLVTGAALWFSGARHELALVTWSLSAFVLTVIFTEFWKGTRARARIEGEGYALAFYHLISKNRRRWGGYIVHVGFVSMCVAFAGAAYNSDARFNVQPGDVVEVTSPFGHSYQLTYEGLSVSIGRGERNLLWQAIATVSVSQDGVPKGILIPEKRQYTNRNTQPMTEVDIRSTLREDLYLILSATNDIQGALANDPGAQGIDLQVLIKPLVNWIWIGCILLALGTVIALWPSVDLRRTAEVATVEPAEPALAGAD is encoded by the coding sequence ATGACGATTCTCGGGGAGGTCGCTCTCTGGATGTCGCTCCCCGTTGCTGCGTGGGGCATGGTGCTCGGATACGCCGGCGGCCGGACCCAGCGGGGCGACCTCGTGCTCAGCGCAGAGCGGAGCATCTATGCGGTGTTCGGCCTGCTTACGCTTGCGTCAGCCGGGATCGTGGCGGCGTTTGTCGGCGATCGGTTCGAATATTGGTACGTGTCGAACTATTCCAACGCAGACCTCGAGATTTTCTACAAAATCACGGGTCTCTGGGCCGGACAGCGCGGGTCCCTGCTGTTCTGGGCGCTGATTCTCGGGTTCTTTTCGTGCATCGCGATGTACAGCAACAGGCGCAAGAATCGTGAGTTCATGCCTTATGTGGCTGGCGTACTTCAGACGATCCTCCTGTTTTTCATTGTGGTGCTGCTGTTCGCGGAGGTGAATCCGTTTGAACGACTACAACTGAACGGCATCCCGTTCACCCCGGCGGACGGGCAGGGGTTGAATCCTCAGCTCCAGAACTACTGGATGACGATTCATCCGCCCACGCTCTACCTGGGCTTCACTTCCTTCACGATCCCATTCGCATTTGCCGTCGCGTCGTTGCTCAACGGACGACTCGATGCACGCTGGATTCAGCTGACGCGCCGCTGGATTCTCACCAGTTGGCTATTTCTGTCCGTGGGAATCGTGTTCGGAATGCGCTGGGCGTACGAAGAGCTGGGGTGGGGTGGTTACTGGTTTTGGGATCCGGTCGAGAACGCCTCGCTTCTTCCATGGCTCACAGCTACTGCGTTCCTGCATTCGGTTCAGATTCAAGAAAACCGAGGCATGTTGAAGGTCTGGAATATGTCACTGGTCCTGATGACGTTCCTGCTTACGATTTTTGCCACGTTCCTGACAAGGTCCGGACTCATTGAGTCTGTGCATTCCTTCGCTCAGGAAATCAAGATCGCGTACATCTTCCTCGCGTTCATGAGTACTGTTCTGGTAGCGTGTATCGTGCTGATTCGGTACCGGCTCCCGCAACTGCGGTCCGAGAACCAGATCGAATCGTTTTTCTCACGTGAGTCAGCGTTTCTGTTCAACAACCTCATGCTGCTCGGCGCCGCCTTCGCAGTGTTGTGGGGGACGATGTTCCCGCTCATCTCAGAGGGCTTCACGGGCCAGCAGATCAGTGTGGGCCCGCCGTTTTTTGAGAGAGTGAACTTCCCAATCGGTTTGATTCTGCTCGGGCTGGTCGGCGTAGGGCCGGTGATCGCCTGGCGCAGAGCGACCCGGAAGAATTTGCAAAAGAACTTCGCGACTCCCGTGGTCGTGGGGCTCGTGACGGGCGCGGCACTCTGGTTCTCGGGTGCCAGGCATGAGCTGGCCCTCGTTACCTGGAGCCTGTCGGCGTTCGTGCTGACGGTGATCTTCACCGAATTCTGGAAGGGCACGCGTGCCCGAGCCCGCATCGAAGGGGAGGGTTACGCCCTCGCGTTCTACCATCTCATCAGCAAGAACCGTCGGCGCTGGGGCGGATATATCGTGCACGTCGGCTTCGTCAGCATGTGTGTGGCCTTCGCTGGGGCAGCTTACAACTCGGACGCGCGCTTCAATGTTCAGCCCGGAGATGTGGTCGAGGTAACCTCGCCGTTCGGACATTCATATCAACTGACGTATGAAGGGCTGTCCGTGTCGATTGGACGAGGTGAGCGCAACCTGCTCTGGCAGGCCATTGCGACCGTGTCTGTGTCTCAGGACGGGGTGCCGAAGGGAATTCTGATCCCGGAGAAGCGTCAGTATACCAACCGAAATACGCAGCCGATGACGGAGGTCGATATCCGCTCGACTCTCCGGGAGGACCTGTACCTGATCTTGTCGGCGACCAATGACATTCAGGGAGCGTTAGCGAATGACCCCGGGGCTCAGGGGATTGATCTCCAGGTGCTCATTAAGCCGCTCGTGAACTGGATCTGGATCGGTTGCATCCTGCTGGCGCTCGGCACCGTGATCGCTTTGTGGCCGAGCGTTGATCTGCGCCGAACCGCCGAGGTGGCGACAGTCGAACCGGCCGAACCCGCGTTAGCGGGAGCCGACTGA
- a CDS encoding zinc ribbon domain-containing protein → MTLYLGVALVTAAVVLFLLQPVVKGLHASLDREDDELTETEARKRVALLALRDVEYDFLSGKLDQEDYRSLKADLTAEALAALEADEASRTRDPAGDADVEAEIAAIRQGLRAGTACSFCSYTNVDGSRFCSACGQALAETAPT, encoded by the coding sequence ATGACGCTCTACCTCGGTGTGGCGCTGGTTACAGCGGCCGTCGTGCTCTTCTTGCTTCAGCCAGTCGTGAAAGGCCTCCATGCATCCCTAGACCGCGAGGACGACGAACTTACGGAGACCGAGGCCCGCAAACGCGTAGCGTTGCTGGCGCTGAGAGACGTCGAATACGATTTCCTTTCCGGGAAGTTGGACCAGGAGGACTATCGTTCTCTGAAGGCTGATCTGACTGCCGAGGCCCTGGCCGCACTTGAGGCGGACGAGGCTTCTCGTACACGGGACCCCGCAGGGGACGCGGATGTCGAGGCCGAGATCGCCGCGATCCGCCAAGGACTTCGAGCCGGGACGGCGTGTTCTTTCTGCTCGTACACCAACGTGGACGGTAGTCGGTTCTGTTCGGCATGCGGTCAGGCACTCGCGGAGACTGCACCTACATGA
- the ccmA gene encoding heme ABC exporter ATP-binding protein CcmA, with the protein MSPSAPYSPSGVDTDAPTESPTLEAIDLVREYGPVTAVDGVDLSLDTGEFLTIFGPNGAGKTSLLGMLAGATRPTRGEVKISGLPISLSEHDWRSKVGILSHRGFLYARLTAEENLRFYGELFGLDDLSDRIAEHLERVGLADRARFEVRQLSHGMRQRLSLARALLHDPDVVFLDEPYTGLDPSAAGLLRGVLNELKDGRRTVVMVTHNLTEGLQMATRVAIQVGGRFVWEQDASDIDFAGFERQYHAVVEARS; encoded by the coding sequence ATGAGCCCCTCGGCGCCCTACTCTCCGAGCGGTGTGGATACAGATGCCCCGACCGAGAGTCCCACCTTGGAAGCAATCGACCTCGTGAGAGAGTACGGGCCCGTGACCGCTGTCGATGGCGTAGACCTTTCCCTGGACACGGGTGAGTTTCTGACGATCTTCGGGCCCAACGGAGCAGGGAAGACGTCCCTACTCGGTATGCTCGCTGGAGCGACCCGCCCGACCAGAGGAGAGGTCAAGATCTCCGGTCTTCCGATTTCCCTTTCCGAGCACGATTGGCGCTCGAAGGTCGGGATCCTGTCTCACCGGGGATTCCTCTATGCGCGGCTAACGGCCGAAGAGAATCTACGGTTCTACGGGGAACTGTTTGGCCTGGATGACCTCTCCGATCGCATCGCTGAACACCTGGAGCGAGTGGGCCTTGCGGATCGAGCCCGATTCGAGGTGCGACAGCTGTCGCACGGAATGCGCCAGCGACTCTCCCTAGCCCGCGCCCTGCTTCACGACCCCGACGTCGTCTTTCTCGATGAGCCCTACACGGGGCTCGATCCATCCGCCGCAGGCCTACTGCGCGGAGTCCTGAACGAGTTGAAGGACGGGCGCCGCACTGTAGTCATGGTTACGCACAACCTCACCGAGGGTCTGCAGATGGCTACTCGGGTGGCCATCCAGGTGGGTGGGCGTTTCGTGTGGGAGCAAGATGCAAGTGACATCGACTTCGCCGGCTTCGAACGGCAGTACCATGCGGTGGTGGAGGCGCGTTCATGA
- a CDS encoding heme exporter protein CcmB, translating into MSAYFRQVCAIVKKDVLLEVRSRDRITAMGAFAVLAGVLFNFSIDTTTTRPQDVAAGLIWMTLIFGGLLGVGRTFHLEAQDGAFQGVLTSPVPKDAIFLAKVIANFTLLYAVSLLVLGVFALFFSLDIGPNLPWIMVILALGSLGFVALATLFAAVSTGTTMGETLLPVLVFPLLVPMVVFGVGSTGRLMNGRPFDEVEGNVRMLGAFAFAAVAAGAVLFRYVVED; encoded by the coding sequence ATGAGCGCCTACTTCAGGCAGGTCTGCGCGATCGTGAAGAAGGATGTTCTTCTCGAGGTCCGCTCGCGAGATCGCATCACGGCGATGGGCGCGTTCGCCGTCCTGGCCGGAGTGCTCTTCAATTTCTCGATCGATACGACGACCACGCGCCCGCAGGACGTGGCGGCTGGCCTGATCTGGATGACACTGATCTTCGGAGGCCTGCTAGGCGTAGGCAGGACGTTTCACCTGGAAGCTCAGGATGGAGCGTTCCAGGGTGTCCTCACGTCTCCTGTGCCCAAGGATGCGATTTTCCTTGCCAAGGTGATCGCAAATTTCACGTTGCTCTACGCGGTGTCGCTGCTCGTTCTTGGTGTGTTTGCTCTGTTTTTCTCTCTGGACATCGGCCCGAACCTTCCTTGGATCATGGTGATCCTAGCTCTGGGTTCACTGGGCTTCGTGGCGCTCGCCACGTTGTTCGCGGCCGTTTCGACGGGAACGACGATGGGTGAGACTTTGTTGCCAGTGCTCGTTTTTCCGCTCCTCGTGCCCATGGTGGTGTTTGGCGTGGGCTCGACGGGGCGCCTCATGAATGGGCGTCCGTTCGACGAGGTCGAGGGGAATGTCAGAATGCTCGGAGCCTTCGCGTTTGCGGCTGTAGCCGCGGGGGCTGTGCTCTTCCGTTACGTCGTGGAGGATTGA
- the ccsA gene encoding cytochrome c biogenesis protein CcsA, which produces MSTAGVRRGATGFTLLGLAGLIGLFWMSFFWVSTEVNQGIVQRIFYVHVPAAWTSFLAIGIAALCSGVYLWLRDEKLDRAAVCAAEGGLVFATIVLLTGPLWGKIAWGTYWNWEPRLTLTLLLWFVLVGYFMVRNATEDPEKGKRFAAVVAIVGAIDIPFIHLSVIWFRSLHPEPVVAKPDGPTLPGDMLATLMVGLGVFTLLFFGLFLFRYALEGLRSEADLRARRPTS; this is translated from the coding sequence ATGTCGACCGCAGGTGTTCGTAGGGGTGCAACCGGATTCACGTTGCTTGGTCTCGCCGGACTTATTGGTCTCTTCTGGATGTCCTTCTTCTGGGTTTCGACCGAGGTGAATCAGGGCATAGTACAACGTATCTTCTACGTGCACGTGCCAGCCGCGTGGACGTCGTTTCTCGCCATCGGTATCGCTGCGCTGTGCAGCGGGGTCTACCTCTGGTTGAGGGACGAGAAACTTGACCGTGCTGCGGTGTGCGCGGCTGAGGGCGGCCTGGTATTCGCCACGATCGTCCTGCTGACCGGGCCGCTCTGGGGCAAGATCGCTTGGGGTACCTACTGGAACTGGGAGCCGCGCCTGACGCTGACTCTGCTTCTCTGGTTCGTCCTCGTTGGCTACTTCATGGTGCGAAACGCCACAGAAGACCCGGAAAAGGGGAAGCGATTCGCCGCGGTCGTCGCGATCGTCGGCGCGATCGACATTCCCTTCATTCATCTCAGCGTAATCTGGTTCCGCTCGCTGCATCCGGAACCCGTCGTGGCGAAGCCAGACGGTCCGACACTTCCAGGTGACATGCTTGCGACACTCATGGTCGGTCTCGGAGTGTTCACACTGCTCTTCTTTGGTCTCTTCCTTTTTCGCTACGCGCTCGAGGGACTTCGTTCTGAAGCCGATCTTCGCGCTCGCCGCCCAACCTCTTGA
- a CDS encoding CcmD family protein — MIRRVLFLAAALAAVCFVGAADVSALQSPALGQQNLRPYWHVFAAYAIVIIVIGGWVVSIGRRLRQVEDRLVD, encoded by the coding sequence ATGATTCGCCGCGTCCTGTTTCTGGCAGCCGCGCTCGCCGCGGTGTGCTTCGTTGGTGCGGCAGATGTATCGGCGCTCCAGTCGCCCGCGCTCGGCCAGCAGAATCTTCGCCCCTATTGGCATGTCTTCGCGGCCTACGCAATCGTGATCATCGTCATTGGCGGATGGGTTGTTTCCATCGGTCGCCGTCTCCGCCAAGTCGAAGACCGGCTGGTCGATTGA
- a CDS encoding TIGR04283 family arsenosugar biosynthesis glycosyltransferase gives MNTKRPTLSVVIPTLNEASCLTALLGDLRDLGEMLSIEVVLADGGSRDGTLAIAEQWGARSISCRQGRGSQLISGADATSGSWFLFLHADSRVDADACAEIARFVSDGPSGAFAYLQFALAGSRGVYRLIEAGQRWRERLFGLVYGDQGLLLRRELYEEVGGYPDWPIMEDVGIVDRLKRVAQRIPLEAVITTSARRYTRGFPLATAARNSLLVTLFRAGVDPGWLSRWYRPQRSGNRTVIVFAKAPLPGRVKTRLAADVGSNEAVRIYRRMGRNSVDSLRGGPFRLIVYLASADEESMREVQNWLDPRGLEFRTQSTGDLGDRMAQAVREGLVDADSVCIVGTDIPDLDRATVLKAFSALEGADAVLGPATDGGYYLVALDDEHPLLFEDIPWSTREVLDSTLERAGRAGLSVSLLDPMTDVDRLADVPEDLMAR, from the coding sequence TTGAACACCAAGCGGCCGACACTGAGCGTGGTGATACCCACGCTGAACGAAGCGAGTTGCCTGACTGCACTCCTCGGCGACCTGCGTGACCTGGGCGAGATGCTCAGCATCGAGGTGGTCCTTGCGGACGGAGGTTCGAGAGACGGCACGCTTGCCATCGCCGAGCAGTGGGGTGCCCGCTCGATTTCGTGCCGGCAGGGGCGTGGGTCTCAGCTGATCTCAGGGGCCGACGCTACGTCGGGGAGTTGGTTCCTGTTCCTGCACGCCGACAGTCGAGTCGACGCAGACGCGTGTGCTGAGATCGCTCGCTTCGTATCGGATGGCCCCTCCGGCGCGTTCGCCTATCTCCAGTTCGCACTAGCGGGGTCCCGCGGTGTGTATCGGCTGATCGAGGCTGGCCAGCGATGGCGCGAACGACTCTTCGGACTGGTCTACGGAGATCAAGGGCTCTTGCTGCGGCGTGAGCTGTACGAAGAGGTAGGCGGGTACCCAGACTGGCCGATCATGGAGGATGTCGGCATTGTCGATCGTCTGAAGCGCGTAGCGCAGCGCATACCGCTCGAGGCCGTGATCACCACCAGTGCCCGTCGATATACAAGGGGATTTCCCCTCGCGACAGCCGCTCGAAACAGCCTGCTCGTGACCTTGTTCCGAGCCGGCGTCGATCCTGGCTGGCTGAGCCGCTGGTATCGCCCTCAGCGTAGCGGAAACCGCACGGTGATCGTCTTCGCCAAGGCGCCGCTCCCAGGGCGCGTGAAAACGAGACTCGCCGCGGACGTTGGGTCCAACGAAGCCGTCAGGATCTATCGGAGGATGGGACGCAACAGCGTGGATTCGCTCCGAGGCGGGCCCTTTCGCCTAATAGTGTACTTAGCCTCTGCAGACGAGGAATCGATGCGCGAGGTACAGAACTGGCTCGATCCCCGAGGGCTCGAATTCAGAACACAATCCACAGGAGACCTGGGCGACCGCATGGCACAAGCAGTCCGAGAAGGTCTGGTCGATGCAGACTCCGTGTGCATCGTCGGCACCGACATCCCCGATCTCGATCGCGCGACGGTCCTGAAGGCCTTCTCTGCGCTGGAAGGGGCTGACGCGGTCCTCGGTCCGGCTACCGACGGTGGGTATTACCTCGTCGCGCTCGACGATGAGCACCCGCTGCTATTCGAGGACATCCCCTGGAGCACTCGCGAGGTACTCGACTCTACGCTGGAACGGGCCGGCCGGGCAGGCCTCTCCGTTTCCTTGCTCGACCCGATGACCGATGTGGATCGGCTAGCCGACGTCCCTGAAGATCTGATGGCTCGCTGA
- a CDS encoding DUF547 domain-containing protein yields the protein MAEVTRSRGSLLRLVALVGVIASGGLLVAFTPLGSYLSRDGIDLAISWLRASRAAPLFYIAAYTFATAFAIPGSILTLAGGAMFGVVQGSLYTTIGANLGANAAFGIARMLGRDGVKHIGGSRLDALDRAAESHGFQGLLSLRLIPVVPFNALNFGSGLTSISWGTYAIATAIGILPGTIVYTMFADALLAGSREASREALLRVLLSGALLILLSFLPAIARRLGVKVPGASAAVVGLTTLALLRPIHTEAQTLPSHQPFSEILAEVVSQPAVDYAQLVALRADLAQYLSSLGDVEAEAIEAASREEQLAFWINAYNACMLSLVADNYPIAKDGRLLSRIRNSVAGRPVNSVWQIPDVFSAAHCRIAGVDRSQDDMEHGIIRPMGDPRIHFAVNCAAVSCPVLWPEAYQAESLDAQLDRAVARLIDTPAHFSVERSTIRLNQVLDWFRDDFGGEEGLREFFARYTSTDVAALLSNPDTKIEFFEYDWTLNDTGN from the coding sequence ATGGCTGAAGTAACCCGTTCGAGAGGGTCGTTACTGCGACTCGTCGCTCTCGTGGGCGTGATCGCGAGCGGCGGCCTCCTGGTGGCCTTCACCCCACTGGGATCCTACCTGAGCCGGGACGGTATCGACCTCGCCATCAGCTGGCTCCGTGCGTCACGGGCAGCGCCCTTGTTCTACATCGCGGCGTATACGTTCGCGACCGCGTTTGCGATACCGGGGTCCATTCTCACGCTGGCGGGGGGAGCCATGTTCGGCGTCGTTCAGGGCTCGCTCTACACCACGATCGGTGCGAATCTCGGAGCGAACGCAGCGTTCGGCATCGCCCGGATGCTGGGGAGAGACGGCGTGAAACATATCGGAGGGAGTCGACTCGACGCCCTCGACAGAGCAGCGGAAAGCCACGGATTCCAGGGACTCCTTTCGCTTCGACTGATCCCGGTGGTCCCATTCAATGCGCTGAACTTTGGTTCGGGCCTAACGAGCATCTCCTGGGGCACCTACGCGATCGCCACCGCGATCGGAATTCTGCCGGGTACGATCGTGTATACGATGTTCGCCGATGCTCTGCTTGCCGGGTCTCGCGAGGCATCTCGTGAGGCGCTGCTCCGAGTCCTCCTGTCGGGCGCGCTGTTGATTCTACTCAGTTTTCTCCCCGCAATCGCTCGTCGACTTGGCGTGAAGGTTCCAGGAGCTTCAGCAGCCGTCGTGGGGCTGACGACCCTCGCGCTTCTGAGGCCGATCCATACGGAAGCCCAGACTCTTCCGTCACACCAGCCCTTCTCCGAGATCCTCGCCGAGGTCGTGTCACAGCCGGCCGTCGACTACGCGCAGCTGGTGGCGCTGCGGGCCGATCTCGCGCAGTACCTGAGCTCGCTAGGGGACGTCGAGGCCGAGGCGATTGAGGCGGCATCCCGCGAGGAGCAGCTGGCCTTCTGGATCAACGCCTACAATGCGTGCATGCTCAGTCTGGTCGCAGACAACTACCCGATTGCCAAAGACGGGCGGCTCCTGTCGCGTATTCGCAACTCGGTAGCGGGCCGTCCGGTGAACTCGGTGTGGCAAATTCCGGATGTATTCAGTGCCGCTCACTGTCGAATCGCCGGCGTCGATCGGTCCCAAGATGACATGGAACACGGAATCATACGCCCCATGGGGGACCCGCGGATTCACTTTGCGGTGAACTGTGCTGCTGTAAGCTGTCCTGTGCTTTGGCCGGAAGCCTACCAGGCCGAATCGCTCGACGCCCAACTCGACCGCGCAGTAGCGCGGCTTATCGACACACCAGCTCACTTTTCGGTCGAGAGAAGTACAATTCGCCTGAACCAAGTGCTCGACTGGTTTCGAGATGACTTCGGAGGAGAGGAAGGGCTGCGCGAGTTCTTCGCTCGGTACACCTCGACCGACGTTGCGGCACTGCTCAGTAACCCGGACACCAAGATTGAATTCTTCGAGTACGACTGGACACTGAACGATACGGGGAATTGA
- a CDS encoding FAD-dependent oxidoreductase has product MKAQEYDLIAIGGGTAGLVSAAGGAYLGVRSGLVEKAALGGDCLWTGCVPSKAVIASSRLAHAMRNADDLGLTSAAPKHAFADVMARMRAARGVVEHHDDPERFREMGVDVHFGAARFLSPHEVDVEGVGRMRSKRFVIATGAIPVAPAIPGLAEAGYLDHHRLFEIDSLPDQIAVLGAGPIGLEMAQMLSRLGASVTVVEMADRILPKEDRDVADALLTILRSEGIDVRLNTKVTQVTVEDGKKVLLTASGERISADQLLVATGRRPATEGLDLEKAGVRTERGAVVVDRGLRTSSRTVWAAGDVTGGLQFTHVAEYMAKTVLRNSLLPGTTKVDYGTVPWVTYTDPEIAHVGLLQAEAEQIGGTTYRYGLDDLDRAIVDGTARGFVKISADRKGRILGATIMGSHAGDLLMPLVLAKKNGLKLSDISTTIFPYPTMVEVLKRTSDAYQRARLEGMSGTILRKVISWLK; this is encoded by the coding sequence ATGAAGGCACAGGAATACGACCTTATCGCCATTGGGGGAGGCACCGCGGGCCTTGTGTCCGCCGCCGGGGGTGCATACCTCGGTGTGCGTTCTGGTCTGGTCGAGAAGGCGGCGCTAGGCGGAGACTGCCTGTGGACCGGCTGTGTTCCTTCCAAGGCAGTCATCGCGTCCTCCAGGCTTGCCCACGCGATGCGCAATGCCGACGATCTTGGTCTTACCTCAGCCGCACCGAAGCATGCCTTCGCCGACGTCATGGCGCGCATGCGGGCGGCGCGGGGAGTCGTCGAACACCACGACGATCCCGAGCGCTTCAGAGAGATGGGCGTGGATGTCCATTTCGGGGCGGCACGGTTCCTTTCGCCCCACGAAGTGGACGTCGAGGGCGTAGGACGGATGCGCTCCAAACGCTTCGTGATTGCGACTGGAGCGATTCCGGTAGCACCCGCGATCCCCGGGCTGGCCGAAGCGGGATACCTCGACCATCACCGGCTCTTCGAGATTGATTCGCTGCCCGACCAGATCGCCGTGCTCGGCGCGGGTCCGATCGGGCTCGAGATGGCACAGATGCTTTCCCGGCTCGGTGCGTCCGTGACCGTCGTAGAGATGGCCGATCGCATCCTTCCTAAGGAAGACCGAGATGTAGCGGACGCCCTGCTGACGATCCTGCGGTCGGAGGGGATCGACGTCCGGTTGAACACCAAAGTGACCCAAGTCACGGTGGAAGACGGGAAGAAGGTGCTGCTCACGGCTTCGGGGGAACGTATTTCGGCGGACCAACTACTGGTGGCGACCGGACGACGTCCCGCGACGGAGGGACTGGACCTCGAGAAGGCGGGGGTTCGCACCGAGCGGGGAGCTGTGGTGGTAGACCGGGGGCTTCGCACCAGCAGTCGCACGGTCTGGGCTGCCGGCGACGTCACAGGAGGACTTCAGTTCACTCACGTCGCCGAATACATGGCCAAAACCGTACTCCGCAATTCGCTGCTACCCGGCACCACGAAGGTCGATTACGGGACGGTCCCGTGGGTCACCTACACGGACCCGGAGATCGCGCATGTGGGCCTGTTGCAAGCCGAAGCCGAACAGATCGGTGGGACGACCTACAGGTACGGCCTCGACGACCTGGACCGGGCGATCGTGGACGGGACTGCGCGCGGCTTCGTGAAAATCTCGGCTGACCGGAAGGGACGCATCCTCGGGGCCACGATCATGGGATCACATGCCGGAGACTTGTTGATGCCGCTGGTGTTGGCCAAAAAGAACGGACTGAAACTGTCGGATATCTCGACGACCATTTTCCCCTACCCGACGATGGTAGAAGTCCTGAAGCGGACCTCGGACGCGTATCAGCGTGCGCGCCTGGAAGGCATGAGCGGGACCATTCTTCGCAAGGTGATCTCATGGCTGAAGTAA
- the recA gene encoding recombinase RecA: MAGKKGEAQKKKALDTALTQIERSYGKGAIMRMGEDGGPPAIEAIPTGAINLDAAIGIGGIPRGRISEIYGPESSGKTTICLQVIANAQRLGGVAAFIDAEHALDIGYARKLGVDVDNLLVSQPDTGEQALEIAEVLIRSNAIDVVVIDSVAALVPRAEIEGEMGDSHVGLQARLMSQALRKLTGAVNRSNTSVIFTNQIREKIGVMFGSPETTSGGRALKFYASVRLDIRRIGAIKDGQDITGNRTRVKVVKNKCAPPFKQAEFDIQYNEGVSHAALLVDIGVEHEIVDKSGSWFSYGDLRLGQGKENSKVFLLDNPDIAMEIEVRVREALGLGPLKDDPSANDTKASADGAAEVSATD; this comes from the coding sequence ATGGCTGGAAAGAAAGGCGAGGCCCAGAAGAAGAAGGCACTCGATACTGCGCTCACGCAGATTGAGCGTTCGTATGGCAAGGGCGCCATCATGCGGATGGGTGAGGATGGTGGTCCTCCGGCGATCGAAGCGATCCCTACAGGAGCGATCAATCTCGACGCCGCGATCGGGATTGGTGGAATTCCGCGGGGTCGCATCAGCGAAATTTATGGCCCGGAGTCGTCAGGAAAGACGACGATATGCCTCCAGGTGATCGCCAACGCACAGCGGTTGGGCGGAGTCGCTGCGTTCATCGATGCTGAGCACGCACTCGACATAGGGTACGCGCGGAAGCTCGGGGTCGACGTCGACAATCTGCTCGTCTCCCAGCCGGATACTGGTGAGCAGGCGCTTGAAATTGCCGAGGTCCTGATCCGGAGCAACGCGATCGATGTTGTCGTAATCGACTCCGTCGCTGCGCTGGTGCCCCGCGCCGAAATCGAAGGTGAAATGGGTGACAGCCATGTCGGGTTGCAGGCACGGCTGATGAGCCAGGCGCTCCGCAAACTGACAGGTGCCGTAAACCGGTCGAACACCTCGGTCATCTTCACGAATCAGATTCGTGAGAAGATCGGCGTAATGTTCGGAAGCCCTGAGACCACATCGGGCGGACGGGCCCTGAAGTTCTATGCCTCGGTGCGCCTCGACATCCGTCGTATCGGCGCCATCAAGGATGGCCAGGACATCACTGGAAACCGGACGCGCGTAAAGGTGGTGAAGAACAAATGCGCACCACCGTTCAAGCAGGCTGAGTTCGACATTCAGTACAACGAAGGCGTGAGTCACGCCGCGCTGCTGGTGGATATCGGCGTCGAGCACGAAATCGTCGACAAGTCCGGTTCATGGTTCTCGTATGGAGATCTTCGGTTGGGACAGGGTAAGGAGAACTCGAAAGTCTTCCTGCTCGACAATCCGGATATTGCCATGGAAATCGAGGTGCGTGTCCGTGAGGCGCTCGGATTGGGACCGTTGAAGGACGATCCCTCTGCCAATGATACGAAGGCGAGTGCAGATGGGGCTGCGGAGGTGTCCGCTACCGACTGA